A single genomic interval of Vibrio gallicus harbors:
- a CDS encoding porin family protein produces MQNIGKASAIACALATSLTYTTPALAEDTSYSPNIYIGISYTQINTKVSVDGFGSKDIENGLLGGILGYRFYEYAAVEFRGYGNLNDSKELGVSAKISRDFSILLKPVYSIDQYFEVYGLVGYGQVEGKIGDLSETSDGLQYGVGIGVMGGKSSNFGVGFEWTRRFDDDFETPGVNFRGDGFNLNVTYHFK; encoded by the coding sequence ATGCAGAATATTGGTAAAGCTAGCGCAATCGCCTGCGCCCTTGCTACCTCGCTCACCTATACGACACCAGCGCTCGCAGAAGATACTTCTTACTCACCTAACATATATATCGGAATTAGCTACACTCAGATTAATACTAAAGTATCTGTGGATGGCTTTGGGAGTAAAGATATTGAAAACGGACTTTTAGGCGGCATTCTAGGCTATCGATTTTACGAATATGCGGCGGTCGAATTTCGAGGGTACGGTAATCTCAATGATAGTAAGGAGTTAGGTGTTAGCGCCAAGATATCAAGGGATTTTTCGATTTTGTTGAAGCCTGTGTACAGCATTGATCAGTACTTTGAGGTATATGGTCTCGTGGGCTATGGGCAAGTTGAAGGCAAAATAGGAGACTTATCGGAAACCTCAGATGGACTACAATACGGCGTTGGTATCGGGGTAATGGGCGGTAAATCGTCCAACTTTGGGGTTGGGTTCGAATGGACCCGAAGGTTCGATGATGACTTTGAAACTCCCGGAGTTAATTTTCGAGGAGATGGTTTCAATCTAAACGTTACCTACCACTTTAAATAA
- a CDS encoding bleomycin resistance protein: MGLRVVPELYCLDINESKHFYIDVLGFSIKYERPEEQFLFLTLDGVDLMLEGLGTAERHWLTGNMEVPFGRGVNFQWDTINIEKLYQRVQSILPGSIYMELETKTYECNAQLAVQKQFIAQDPNGYLFRFCENK; this comes from the coding sequence ATGGGATTAAGAGTCGTTCCCGAGCTTTATTGTCTTGATATCAACGAAAGTAAGCACTTTTATATCGATGTTCTTGGTTTTAGTATTAAGTATGAACGTCCGGAAGAGCAGTTTTTGTTTCTCACGTTAGACGGCGTCGATTTAATGCTAGAAGGTTTGGGTACTGCCGAAAGGCACTGGTTAACAGGGAATATGGAAGTCCCGTTTGGGAGAGGTGTCAATTTCCAATGGGATACTATTAATATTGAAAAACTTTATCAGCGAGTTCAATCAATATTACCTGGTTCAATTTACATGGAATTGGAAACTAAAACCTACGAATGTAATGCCCAATTAGCTGTACAAAAGCAGTTTATCGCCCAAGACCCAAATGGCTATCTATTTAGGTTCTGCGAAAACAAATAA
- a CDS encoding YcgL domain-containing protein codes for MICAIYRSSKKAGMYLYVPKKDDFSQVPDQLMQMFGKPVVVMMINLATRSLALVDTDKVKQSLVDDGYFLQLPPPVENELEKHKKRNKQGGTPTE; via the coding sequence ATGATTTGCGCAATTTATAGAAGTAGTAAAAAAGCAGGTATGTACCTCTATGTCCCTAAGAAGGACGATTTTAGCCAAGTGCCTGATCAGCTTATGCAGATGTTTGGCAAGCCAGTTGTTGTGATGATGATCAATTTAGCGACACGTTCTTTGGCACTTGTTGACACAGACAAGGTCAAACAATCATTGGTTGATGATGGTTATTTCTTACAGTTGCCACCACCGGTGGAAAATGAACTGGAAAAACACAAGAAAAGAAATAAACAAGGCGGAACGCCGACGGAGTAA
- the rlmF gene encoding 23S rRNA (adenine(1618)-N(6))-methyltransferase RlmF has translation MKKQVSPGLHPNNPHQGRYDIAALCKALPDLKAKVKLNPKGEQTIDFTDGESVVLLNKALLMHHYGITFWDLPQGFLCPPIPGRADYVHRLSELVSKDQNNVTVLDIGTGASCIYPIIGATEYKWQFVTSDIDPISVKSAQAIVKHNARLNNRIDCRLQSSPKHIFKDIIQPGEYYHLTMCNPPFHKSLQEAQQGTQRKARNLAANQLKRGNQPKKASSNSGLNFGGQKAELWCAGGEEAFVKNMALESKLFATQVAWFSTLISKKENVTKLTKQLKALNAIETKVIDMGQGQKLSRFVAWRFN, from the coding sequence ATGAAAAAACAAGTTTCTCCCGGTTTGCACCCCAATAACCCGCACCAAGGGCGTTATGATATTGCTGCGCTGTGCAAGGCTCTCCCTGATCTAAAAGCTAAGGTGAAGCTCAACCCTAAAGGTGAACAAACCATCGACTTTACTGATGGTGAATCTGTGGTATTACTAAATAAAGCGCTACTGATGCATCACTATGGCATCACCTTTTGGGATCTGCCACAGGGGTTTCTGTGCCCACCTATTCCTGGGCGCGCTGATTACGTGCACCGACTGTCAGAGCTTGTAAGCAAAGATCAAAACAACGTAACCGTACTCGATATCGGTACTGGAGCCAGTTGCATTTACCCCATCATTGGCGCAACTGAATATAAATGGCAGTTTGTCACCAGCGATATTGACCCTATCTCTGTAAAATCTGCGCAAGCTATCGTAAAACATAATGCGCGCCTAAATAACCGTATCGATTGTCGCTTGCAGTCGTCACCCAAACACATCTTCAAAGACATCATTCAGCCGGGTGAGTACTATCACCTCACCATGTGTAATCCCCCATTTCATAAATCCCTGCAAGAGGCCCAGCAAGGCACTCAACGTAAGGCGCGCAACCTCGCCGCCAACCAATTAAAGCGTGGCAACCAGCCTAAAAAAGCGTCCTCAAACAGTGGGCTAAATTTTGGCGGTCAAAAAGCAGAGCTTTGGTGCGCAGGTGGCGAAGAAGCCTTTGTCAAAAATATGGCGCTAGAGAGCAAGCTATTTGCAACACAGGTTGCATGGTTTAGTACCTTGATATCTAAAAAAGAAAACGTCACCAAGCTTACCAAACAACTAAAAGCCCTTAACGCCATTGAAACCAAGGTGATTGATATGGGGCAAGGGCAAAAGCTGAGCCGATTTGTGGCATGGCGCTTTAACTAA
- a CDS encoding DMT family transporter, producing the protein MSSRHIQTAILLLVLANLMAAFSDVSLKVLNGEVPTFEYVLIRQLMSLVCITPLWLRLPKAQRMAGCCKYNFWRAQFILIGSACAMIAITHLPLATANAMFYVAPLMMLPLSALFLKEVPPMTKIVATGVGFVGVLVVLRPDNFHWAAIIALGSALAMAVGNILIRKLPQQQSVVVTLFWTTILTLPGALILALLNWQSIELHHLAWIAAINCFVLSYHALAVFAYRKAEAGQIALAEYSGLVFATIFGVLWFNEVPDVLTSLGILLIVVPLMPIRWKKQAKPHLTVEESV; encoded by the coding sequence ATGTCTAGCCGCCATATTCAAACCGCCATATTACTTCTGGTACTTGCCAATTTAATGGCCGCATTCTCGGATGTTTCGCTTAAGGTATTAAATGGGGAAGTGCCAACGTTTGAATATGTATTGATCCGCCAGCTAATGAGCTTGGTGTGTATCACTCCATTGTGGTTAAGGTTGCCTAAAGCTCAGCGTATGGCGGGCTGCTGCAAGTATAATTTTTGGCGGGCGCAATTCATTTTAATTGGCAGTGCCTGCGCCATGATTGCAATTACTCACCTGCCATTGGCAACCGCAAATGCGATGTTCTATGTTGCGCCACTGATGATGTTGCCTCTATCAGCCTTGTTCTTAAAAGAAGTGCCACCTATGACCAAGATCGTCGCGACTGGAGTGGGTTTTGTGGGGGTATTAGTCGTGCTGCGGCCTGATAACTTTCACTGGGCAGCAATTATTGCATTAGGCAGTGCGTTGGCAATGGCAGTGGGCAATATATTGATTCGTAAGCTTCCACAGCAACAATCTGTGGTGGTGACACTGTTTTGGACAACGATTTTAACTCTACCCGGCGCATTGATATTGGCCTTGCTTAATTGGCAGTCGATTGAGCTTCATCATTTAGCATGGATTGCGGCAATAAACTGCTTTGTATTGTCTTATCATGCGTTGGCGGTTTTTGCATACCGTAAGGCTGAAGCGGGTCAAATCGCATTGGCGGAATATTCAGGTCTGGTCTTTGCAACAATTTTCGGCGTGCTTTGGTTTAATGAAGTGCCAGATGTATTAACTAGCCTAGGTATCTTGTTGATAGTCGTACCCTTGATGCCGATACGCTGGAAGAAACAAGCCAAGCCGCATTTAACAGTCGAAGAGTCCGTTTAA
- the minC gene encoding septum site-determining protein MinC — translation MSQSPDLKGSSFPLTVLHMHQHDSQSAIRYLDEKVSKAPAFFKSAPLVINLSDASPDLNLSTLKQGIENVGMIPVGVTECNDKQLEKAAREAGLAVMTGTNRPDKAPEPIVPSRIIRTPVRSGQQVYAKDCDLIILNSVSAGAEVIADGSIHIYGTLRGRALAGASGQNATIICHNMQAELVSIAGNYWLSEQIDSDHWGERVILSLKDETLNSELLKI, via the coding sequence ATGTCTCAATCTCCAGACTTGAAAGGCAGTAGCTTTCCACTCACAGTACTTCATATGCACCAGCATGACTCTCAGTCTGCTATCCGTTATCTTGATGAAAAAGTATCGAAAGCGCCTGCATTTTTTAAATCCGCTCCCTTAGTGATTAATCTATCCGATGCGTCGCCAGATTTAAACCTATCAACCCTCAAACAGGGCATAGAAAATGTAGGAATGATACCTGTTGGGGTTACTGAGTGTAACGATAAACAACTCGAAAAGGCAGCCCGAGAAGCCGGGTTGGCCGTTATGACGGGAACCAATCGTCCAGACAAAGCGCCAGAGCCTATTGTACCGAGTCGAATCATTCGTACTCCGGTGCGTTCCGGACAACAAGTCTATGCTAAGGATTGCGACTTAATAATTCTAAATAGTGTCAGCGCAGGCGCTGAGGTTATTGCGGATGGAAGCATACATATTTATGGCACTTTACGTGGTCGCGCCCTTGCTGGTGCCAGCGGTCAAAATGCCACTATCATCTGCCATAATATGCAAGCAGAATTAGTTTCTATTGCTGGGAACTATTGGCTTAGCGAGCAAATCGACTCCGATCATTGGGGAGAGCGAGTGATATTGAGTTTGAAGGATGAAACTCTAAATAGCGAACTACTTAAAATTTAA
- a CDS encoding lytic murein transglycosylase yields the protein MRTRTFACLLGLFSIPVFAQDSLVDRDISFEAYVETLKTQAIEQGIRPNTVNQAFDSIEFKHHAVKADRSQPEHKITLEQYLPRAVPGWKIKQANKKYAQHRQELDRIGAKYSVQPRFIVALWGVESNFGSLTGGFGVIDALTTMAFEGRRETFFRNELMHALTILDEGHITADDMKGSWAGAMGQPQFMPSSFLKYAADGNGDGTKNIWGNESDVFASAANYLKQSGWDHTYTWGREVKVSKPLATELYGRQKGQAKTLTQWQALGVRNQQGQDLPVLKSDIDAWLIAPDSPSGRTYLVYNNYQVLMKWNRSYYFGLAVSQLADSIR from the coding sequence ATGAGAACAAGGACGTTCGCATGCCTACTGGGCCTATTTTCAATCCCTGTGTTTGCACAGGATAGTTTGGTCGATAGAGACATTAGTTTTGAGGCGTATGTTGAGACGCTAAAAACGCAAGCTATTGAGCAGGGGATACGTCCCAATACCGTAAACCAAGCCTTCGATAGCATCGAATTTAAACATCATGCTGTAAAAGCTGACCGCTCTCAGCCTGAGCACAAAATAACCCTCGAACAATACCTGCCTAGAGCAGTACCAGGTTGGAAGATTAAGCAAGCGAACAAGAAATACGCCCAGCATCGACAAGAGCTAGACCGAATCGGTGCGAAATACAGCGTTCAGCCTCGCTTTATCGTGGCACTGTGGGGCGTTGAAAGTAACTTTGGTTCTTTGACGGGGGGCTTTGGGGTTATTGATGCACTCACTACTATGGCATTTGAAGGGCGCAGAGAGACGTTCTTTCGCAATGAGCTAATGCATGCGTTGACCATCTTAGATGAAGGGCACATCACCGCTGATGATATGAAAGGCTCATGGGCCGGTGCTATGGGGCAGCCTCAATTTATGCCTAGTTCGTTTTTGAAGTACGCCGCCGATGGTAACGGAGATGGCACTAAAAATATCTGGGGCAATGAGAGTGATGTATTTGCTTCAGCGGCTAATTATCTAAAACAATCAGGCTGGGATCACACCTACACTTGGGGTCGTGAGGTTAAAGTTAGTAAACCGTTAGCAACTGAGTTATATGGGCGACAAAAGGGACAGGCGAAAACCTTAACTCAGTGGCAAGCATTGGGGGTTAGAAATCAGCAAGGACAGGATTTACCCGTGCTTAAGTCTGATATCGATGCTTGGTTGATTGCACCTGATTCGCCATCAGGGCGCACCTATCTGGTATACAATAACTATCAGGTATTAATGAAGTGGAATCGCTCGTATTACTTCGGGCTGGCAGTGAGTCAGCTGGCGGACTCGATACGCTAG
- a CDS encoding VOC family protein, which yields MTKLEHANITVPSIDAAIDFFKIVAPDFNVRADKYNVKGEYRWAHVGNNDNYIALQEASQKQQPQDNRTPYFDYGVNHLALTVSDIDGICAALLKREYIRNGELSDEITRKRVYFFDKAGFEWELVEYLTQDPKQRYRYDEQA from the coding sequence ATGACTAAGTTAGAACACGCCAATATCACAGTTCCAAGCATTGATGCTGCAATTGATTTTTTTAAGATTGTGGCGCCAGATTTTAACGTAAGAGCGGATAAATATAATGTGAAAGGAGAGTATCGCTGGGCTCACGTGGGCAACAATGACAACTATATCGCGCTTCAAGAAGCCAGCCAAAAACAACAGCCCCAAGATAACCGTACCCCCTATTTTGATTATGGGGTGAATCACCTAGCTTTAACTGTGAGTGATATCGACGGTATCTGCGCTGCGCTATTGAAAAGAGAGTATATTCGCAATGGCGAGTTATCTGATGAGATAACTCGTAAGCGCGTCTACTTTTTTGATAAAGCAGGGTTTGAGTGGGAACTGGTTGAGTACCTCACTCAAGACCCTAAGCAACGTTATCGCTATGACGAGCAAGCTTAG
- a CDS encoding glutathione S-transferase yields the protein MPHTLILYSLQNCPYAMRARMALFKAQQAVLIRAIKLDNKPKQMLLASPKGSVPVLVIESANSSQIQVIEESIEVMLWALTRHDPNNLLHLEDANALPSMLDFIAQFEQEFIPRLNAYSCAKRYHEPELIQLRTTCEYYLDKLEQRLTEHSYLFSNQQSLADIGVLPFVRKFARVEKQWFRQSPYPKLREWLNCHLQSQMFSKVMEDHELWLNNHQDTYLSLGKKL from the coding sequence ATGCCTCATACACTCATACTGTATTCACTACAAAACTGTCCCTATGCTATGCGCGCACGCATGGCGCTATTCAAAGCCCAGCAAGCCGTGCTGATTCGGGCGATTAAGCTAGATAATAAACCCAAACAGATGTTACTTGCTTCTCCAAAAGGTAGTGTGCCAGTGCTGGTAATAGAAAGCGCCAACTCATCACAGATTCAGGTTATAGAAGAAAGCATAGAGGTAATGTTATGGGCGCTTACTAGGCATGACCCTAACAACCTTTTGCACCTTGAGGACGCTAACGCCTTGCCGTCAATGCTCGACTTTATTGCACAATTTGAACAAGAGTTTATTCCCCGACTCAATGCCTATAGCTGCGCCAAGCGCTATCACGAACCAGAGCTTATCCAACTGCGCACTACCTGTGAGTATTATTTAGATAAACTGGAACAAAGATTAACCGAGCACAGCTACTTATTTTCTAACCAGCAAAGTTTAGCCGACATCGGCGTGCTGCCTTTTGTACGAAAATTCGCTCGGGTTGAAAAACAGTGGTTTAGACAAAGCCCCTACCCCAAACTGCGAGAATGGCTAAATTGCCATCTGCAAAGCCAGATGTTTTCAAAGGTTATGGAAGATCATGAGCTGTGGTTAAACAATCATCAAGATACATATCTGTCCCTTGGGAAAAAGCTATAA
- the rnd gene encoding ribonuclease D: MNYQIVTSNDVLQTVCDATRSKATVMLDTEFVRTRTFYPQLGLVQMFDGEVLSLIDTNVITDVTPFVDLLQDQSVMKVLHACGEDIEVFQHHFQALPQPMVDTQVMAAFLGHGLSTGFAALVNEYLGVELDKSESRTDWLARPLTQKQLDYAAADVFYLLPMFEKLQNKIEELGYWQQALQETALQLAKRVRNTDPQMAYKDIKGAWQLTPKQLSILKPLAAWRYEQAVKKDLALNFVFKEADLLTIARFEVTSWREMERRDCDVRSVKRYGRVISHMVESAQQTPESEWPDKIERLADATGYKQIFKVLKDELKLVAQTTELASEFLASKKQINQLISWVWRKNKDPQSIPDLMQGWREPLVGKKLLARLES, translated from the coding sequence TTGAATTATCAAATAGTGACTAGCAACGATGTGTTGCAAACAGTGTGTGACGCTACCCGTAGTAAAGCAACGGTAATGTTAGATACAGAATTCGTTAGAACCCGCACATTCTACCCACAACTGGGATTAGTGCAGATGTTCGACGGTGAGGTTTTGTCGCTGATTGATACCAATGTGATTACCGATGTCACCCCATTTGTTGACCTGTTACAAGATCAGAGCGTGATGAAGGTATTGCATGCCTGTGGTGAAGATATCGAGGTTTTCCAGCATCATTTTCAGGCTCTGCCACAGCCTATGGTTGATACGCAGGTTATGGCGGCATTCTTAGGGCACGGTTTATCAACGGGCTTTGCAGCGTTAGTAAATGAGTACCTTGGGGTTGAACTCGATAAGAGTGAGTCGCGTACCGATTGGCTGGCAAGACCGCTAACCCAAAAACAGCTCGACTATGCGGCGGCGGATGTATTCTATCTGCTCCCTATGTTTGAAAAGCTACAAAACAAGATTGAAGAGCTAGGGTATTGGCAACAAGCATTGCAAGAAACCGCTTTGCAACTGGCTAAGCGAGTGCGCAATACTGACCCGCAAATGGCGTATAAAGATATTAAAGGTGCATGGCAGTTAACGCCTAAGCAACTGAGTATCCTTAAGCCTTTGGCAGCGTGGCGATATGAGCAAGCAGTGAAAAAAGACCTAGCCTTAAACTTTGTATTTAAGGAAGCCGATTTGCTTACCATTGCTCGATTTGAAGTCACTTCATGGCGTGAGATGGAGCGCCGTGACTGTGATGTTCGCTCGGTAAAACGTTATGGTCGTGTGATTTCTCACATGGTAGAAAGTGCTCAGCAGACGCCAGAATCTGAATGGCCAGACAAGATAGAGCGTTTGGCTGACGCAACGGGCTACAAACAGATCTTTAAAGTTTTAAAAGATGAATTAAAGCTGGTGGCGCAAACTACGGAGCTTGCCAGTGAGTTCTTAGCCTCTAAGAAGCAAATTAATCAGCTTATCTCTTGGGTGTGGCGTAAGAATAAAGATCCACAATCTATTCCTGATTTAATGCAGGGCTGGCGAGAGCCTTTAGTGGGTAAAAAACTGTTAGCTCGTTTAGAGAGCTAA
- the minE gene encoding cell division topological specificity factor MinE, whose translation MSLLEFFRPKKKSTANLAKERLQIIVAERRSQDDPAPAYLPELKADILRVISKYVDVDPNMVDVSFEQKHDDIAVLELNVKLPDDDN comes from the coding sequence ATGTCACTACTAGAATTTTTCCGTCCTAAAAAGAAATCAACGGCTAACCTTGCCAAAGAGCGCTTACAGATAATCGTTGCTGAGCGTCGTAGCCAAGATGACCCAGCACCGGCATATTTGCCTGAGCTAAAAGCCGATATTCTACGCGTGATAAGTAAGTATGTAGATGTTGATCCGAACATGGTTGATGTTAGCTTTGAGCAAAAGCATGATGATATTGCCGTGCTTGAGCTCAATGTAAAACTGCCAGATGACGATAATTAA
- the minD gene encoding septum site-determining protein MinD: protein MARIIVVTSGKGGVGKTTSSAAIASGLALKGKKTAVIDFDIGLRNLDLIMGCERRVVYDFVNVINGEATLNQALIKDKRTENLFILPASQTRDKDALSREGVQAVLDELDEMGFDFVICDSPAGIEQGALMALYFADEAVVTTNPEVSSVRDSDRILGILDSKSRRAELGLEPVKQHLLLTRYNPARVTQGEMLSVEDVEEILHINLLGVIPESQAVLNASNKGVPVIFDDQSDAGMAYDDTVQRLLGETIEFRFLTEPKKGIFKRLFGG from the coding sequence ATGGCACGTATCATTGTTGTTACTTCAGGTAAAGGCGGCGTAGGGAAAACCACCTCTAGTGCCGCTATTGCTTCGGGACTTGCCCTAAAAGGCAAAAAAACCGCAGTTATCGATTTCGATATTGGTCTACGAAACCTAGACCTTATTATGGGCTGTGAACGCCGCGTAGTGTACGATTTTGTCAATGTTATTAATGGCGAAGCGACACTAAACCAAGCACTGATAAAAGACAAACGCACTGAAAACCTTTTCATCCTGCCTGCTTCTCAAACTCGTGATAAAGATGCTCTATCTCGCGAAGGGGTACAAGCAGTACTAGATGAATTAGATGAAATGGGATTTGACTTTGTTATCTGTGACTCCCCTGCTGGCATCGAGCAAGGCGCGTTGATGGCGCTATACTTTGCTGACGAAGCCGTGGTTACAACTAACCCTGAAGTCTCGTCTGTGCGTGATTCAGACCGCATTTTAGGCATTCTTGATTCTAAATCTCGCCGTGCTGAACTTGGCCTTGAGCCTGTTAAGCAACACCTGCTGTTAACTCGCTACAATCCAGCTCGAGTAACGCAAGGTGAAATGCTTAGCGTTGAGGATGTTGAAGAGATCCTACACATTAACTTGTTGGGTGTTATCCCTGAAAGCCAAGCAGTACTCAATGCATCGAACAAAGGGGTCCCTGTTATATTTGATGACCAATCAGATGCAGGTATGGCATACGATGACACTGTGCAACGCTTACTGGGTGAAACCATTGAGTTTCGTTTTCTTACCGAGCCGAAAAAAGGCATCTTCAAGCGTCTATTTGGAGGTTAA
- the folD gene encoding bifunctional methylenetetrahydrofolate dehydrogenase/methenyltetrahydrofolate cyclohydrolase FolD — protein MTAQNIDGKLISKTVRAEVAARVKARTDAGLRAPGLAVILVGEDPASEVYVGSKRRACDEVGFLSRSYDLPHSATEEEILALIDELNQDPEIDGILVQLPLPAGIDSTPILERIHPSKDVDGFHPYNVGRLVQRMPKLRSCTPKGIITLLERYNIPTHGKNATVVGASNIVGRPMALELLLVGCTTTICHRFTNDLEDQVRRADVVVVAVGKPNFIPGEWIKPGAVVIDVGINRLDNGKLVGDVEYDVAKENAAFITPVPGGVGPMTVASLIENTLIACEQYSNQ, from the coding sequence ATGACTGCTCAAAATATTGATGGAAAACTGATTTCTAAAACTGTTCGCGCTGAAGTTGCAGCTCGAGTAAAAGCGAGAACTGATGCAGGCTTAAGAGCGCCAGGACTAGCAGTTATATTGGTAGGCGAAGACCCTGCTTCTGAAGTATACGTGGGTAGTAAGCGCCGCGCATGTGACGAGGTGGGCTTTTTATCTCGTTCTTACGATTTACCTCACTCGGCGACTGAAGAAGAGATTCTTGCGCTTATTGATGAGCTAAACCAAGATCCAGAAATTGATGGGATTCTAGTTCAGCTGCCGCTTCCTGCCGGTATTGATTCTACTCCTATATTGGAGCGCATCCATCCTTCAAAGGATGTTGATGGCTTCCACCCATATAACGTGGGTCGTCTAGTGCAACGTATGCCTAAGCTACGTTCATGCACTCCTAAGGGTATTATTACCCTACTTGAACGCTACAACATCCCTACTCACGGTAAGAATGCAACCGTAGTTGGCGCATCAAACATTGTTGGTCGCCCGATGGCACTTGAATTACTGCTAGTAGGCTGTACTACAACCATCTGTCATAGATTCACCAATGATCTTGAAGATCAGGTTCGTAGAGCCGATGTTGTGGTGGTTGCGGTAGGTAAACCGAACTTCATTCCTGGTGAGTGGATCAAGCCTGGCGCAGTGGTTATCGATGTAGGCATCAACCGTCTAGACAACGGTAAGCTGGTTGGTGATGTAGAGTACGACGTAGCGAAAGAAAATGCGGCGTTTATTACCCCTGTCCCTGGTGGCGTTGGCCCAATGACAGTAGCCTCACTAATTGAGAATACACTGATTGCTTGCGAGCAATATAGTAATCAATAA
- the soxR gene encoding redox-sensitive transcriptional activator SoxR, giving the protein MLSVGEVAKRSGIAVSAVHFYERKQLIISTRNQGNQRRFSRDVLRRIAVIKVAQQIGLSLEEIKAALDTLPKHKAPTAKQWQDISSIWQQSLQQKRELLDKLDSKLDHCIGCGCLSMSKCHLYNPQDEQGATHVGAALW; this is encoded by the coding sequence ATGTTATCGGTTGGAGAAGTAGCCAAGCGCTCAGGTATTGCCGTCTCTGCAGTTCATTTTTATGAAAGAAAACAATTAATTATTTCGACTCGTAATCAAGGCAACCAAAGACGATTTTCCCGAGATGTATTACGACGTATTGCGGTTATCAAGGTTGCACAACAGATTGGGTTATCTTTGGAAGAGATAAAGGCAGCCCTTGATACCTTACCCAAACACAAAGCGCCAACGGCAAAACAGTGGCAAGATATCAGCTCTATCTGGCAACAGAGCCTACAACAAAAACGAGAGCTGTTAGATAAATTAGATTCGAAGTTGGATCACTGTATTGGCTGTGGCTGTCTATCAATGAGTAAGTGCCATCTCTACAATCCGCAAGATGAGCAAGGCGCAACACATGTTGGTGCTGCGCTGTGGTAA